One segment of Candidatus Aegiribacteria sp. DNA contains the following:
- the fsa gene encoding fructose-6-phosphate aldolase — protein MQLFLDTANVDDIREIASWGILSGVTTNPSLVAKEGRNFKDVIAEICEIVDGPISAEVISTDRKGMIEEGREKTKWHENVIIKIPMGEEGLAAVSVLEKEGIRCNVTLIFSTAQGYTAALAGASFVSPFVGRLDDIGIPGMQIVSDLAEIFDLHGFSTKIIAASIRHTQHVEQAALAGAHIATVPAAVVRKLVKHPLTDSGLAKFLSDYKGSNLVF, from the coding sequence ATGCAACTGTTTCTTGACACAGCTAATGTTGATGACATCCGCGAGATCGCATCATGGGGAATTCTCTCCGGAGTAACGACTAATCCATCGCTTGTTGCGAAGGAAGGCAGAAATTTCAAAGATGTAATCGCGGAGATCTGTGAAATCGTGGACGGACCAATCAGTGCGGAGGTTATCAGCACAGACAGAAAAGGGATGATTGAAGAAGGCAGGGAGAAGACGAAATGGCATGAGAATGTTATTATCAAAATTCCTATGGGCGAGGAGGGGCTTGCCGCAGTATCAGTTCTGGAAAAAGAAGGAATCCGGTGTAATGTGACTCTCATCTTCTCTACGGCGCAGGGATATACCGCTGCATTGGCAGGCGCGTCATTCGTCAGTCCGTTTGTAGGAAGACTGGACGATATCGGTATTCCGGGGATGCAGATAGTATCGGATCTTGCCGAGATATTCGATCTTCACGGATTTTCCACAAAAATAATCGCCGCAAGCATCAGGCATACGCAGCATGTTGAACAGGCTGCTCTTGCAGGAGCGCATATTGCGACAGTTCCCGCAGCGGTTGTGCGCAAGCTTGTAAAGCACCCCCTGACAGACAGCGGCCTTGCAAAATTCCTTTCCGACTACAAAGGGTCAAACCTTGTATTTTGA